A genome region from Hevea brasiliensis isolate MT/VB/25A 57/8 chromosome 7, ASM3005281v1, whole genome shotgun sequence includes the following:
- the LOC110638167 gene encoding non-specific lipid transfer protein GPI-anchored 1, whose protein sequence is MGCHSLFLFSVFLIIFLSFCVFRVVDGAGAGAGVSEECRTDFQKVMPCLTYATGKANTPTKDCCSEVKDLKDSDPKCLCYIIQQTRNGSEQIKSLGIQQDRLLQLPSACQLQNASVSFCPKLLGLSPSSPDAAIFTNITATTIPTTPTGGASASEKSDASIMTMHRPDHLFGPVAIAMAIFIYTFSTDQSTFMF, encoded by the exons ATGGGTTGCCACTCATTATTTCTGTTTAGTGTTTTCTtgatcatttttttgagtttttgtgTTTTTAGAGTTGTGGATGGGGCTGGAGCTGGAGCTGGTGTTAGTGAGGAGTGTAGGACTGACTTTCAGAAGGTGATGCCCTGCCTGACATATGCAACAGGGAAAGCGAATACACCTACAAAAGATTGTTGTAGTGAAGTGAAGGATTTGAAGGACAGTGACCCAAAATGCTTATGTTACATCATACAACAGACCCGTAATGGTAGTGAGCAGATCAAGAGCTTGGGTATCCAACAGGATAGGTTGCTTCAGCTACCTTCTGCTTGCCAGCTCCAAAATGCCAGTGTTAGCTTTTGCCCTA AGCTTCTTGGCCTCTCTCCTAGCTCCCCAGATGCTGCTATTTTCACAAATATTACAGCAACAACTATCCCCACTACTCCCACCGGAGGAGCATCAGCATCGGAGAAATCTGACGCCTCCATTATGACCATGCATAGACCTGATCACCTTTTTGGTCCTGTGGCTATTGCTATGGCCATTTTTATCTACACTTTCTCCACTGATCAATCTACGTTTATGTTCTAA
- the LOC110638165 gene encoding YTH domain-containing protein ECT2 isoform X2, protein MSKDQRSLALDENVIDSSRPAIAVGSLSVDASPNACPSQTQSVYNGGNGNMVGTWGTCLPDVNAEGLENSSYGIYKDPSSLPFHGHGYTPEMPQRSFSSSTTTPPPINCHGQLYNVQDLPNSDPPFYQQFMTPNIALKTPVSSANLPVSINPQGDGNRVGPQPGYLPAMGSFGRGSNFSGDSEGFKLLQQGYDGFENSGLWSDWSKPGNGMGSLVHLSSSTAVPKTIVSLGFSPNHFGMASQQKESFYGFGSHLGPSYKSYPQGQTNPNSGYDVSSSMFGMNGQSWPTLHEAIQGRRCIDFSYSCNVALDTLGERNKGPRAFKPRSQMAPNGSLTDNYRNAVSDVYNESYNCLDFVTDYKDAKFFVIKSYSEDNVHKSIKYGVWASTLNGNKKLDTAYHEAKEKHGTIPVFLLFSVNASAQFCGVAEMVGPVDFDKSVDYWQQDKWSGQFSVKWCIIKDVPNSQFRHIALENNDNKPVTNSRDTQERTI, encoded by the exons ATGTCGAAGGatcag CGTTCTCTGGCCCTAGATGAAAATGTGATTGATTCTTCACGGCCTGCTATTGCTGTTGGTTCCTTGAGCGTTGATGCTTCACCAAATGCTTGTCCCTCTCAGACACAGTCAGTCTACAATGGAG GTAATGGAAATATGGTTGGCACATGGGGTACATGTCTTCCAGATGTTAATGCTGAAGGCTTGGAAAATAGTTCTTAT GGTATCTACAAAGACCCTTCATCACTTCCATTTCATGGCCATGGTTACACTCCTGAAATGCCACAAAGGTCATTTTCCTCATCCACAACAACACCCCCTCCTATAAATTGTCATGGTCAGCTATACAACGTCCAAGATTTACCAAACTCAGATCCACCTTTCTACCAACAATTCATGACACCAAACATTGCTTTAAAAACCCCAGTTTCTTCTGCTAATTTGCCAGTTAGCATTAATCCCCAAGGAGATGGCAACAGAGTTGGGCCTCAACCAGGTTATTTGCCTGCAATGGGATCTTTTGGAAGGGGAAGTAATTTTTCAGGAGATTCCGAAGGCTTTAAGCTTTTGCAGCAAGGATATGATGGGTTTGAAAACAGTGGGTTGTGGTCAGATTGGTCAAAACCTGGGAATGGGATGGGTTCTTTGGTGCATTTATCATCATCAACAGCTGTTCCAAAAACAATTGTTTCACTAGGTTTTTCTCCAAATCATTTTGGAATG GCTTCTCAACAAAAAGAATCATTTTATGGGTTTGGATCTCATTTAGGCCCCAGCTATAAAAGCTATCCTCAAGGTCAAACTAATCCAAACTCTGGTTATGACGTTTCCTCTTCTATGTTTGGAATGAACGGTCAGAGCTGGCCCACGCTTCATGAAGCAATACAAGGGAGAAGGTGCATTGACTTCTCATACAGTTGTAATGTTGCGCTTGATACATTAGGTGAACGAAATAAAGGACCTAGAGCATTTAAGCCAAGAAGTCAGATGGCACCAAATGGATCTTTGACTGATAATTACAGGAATGCAGTTTCTGATGTTTATAATGAGTCATATAACTGCCTGGATTTTGTCACTGACTACAAGGATGCAAAGTTCTTTGTTATCAAATCTTACAGTGAAGATAATGTTCATAAGAGCATAAAATATGGTGTTTGGGCAAGTACCCTGAATGGCAACAAGAAATTAGATACTGCTTATCATGAGGCAAAGGAGAAACATGGGACAATTCCAGTTTTTCTGTTGTTTTCG GTGAATGCTAGTGCCCAGTTTTGTGGAGTGGCTGAGATGGTTGGGCCTGTGGACTTTGACAAGAGTGTGGATTACTGGCAACAGGATAAGTGGTCTGGACAGTTTTCTGTCAAGTGGTGCATTATTAAAGATGTTCCTAACAGTCAGTTTCGTCATATTGCACTTGAAAATAATGACAACAAGCCAGTAACTAACAGTAGAGATACTCAAGAG AGAACAATCTAA
- the LOC110638165 gene encoding YTH domain-containing protein ECT1 isoform X1, translated as MSKDQRSLALDENVIDSSRPAIAVGSLSVDASPNACPSQTQSVYNGGNGNMVGTWGTCLPDVNAEGLENSSYGIYKDPSSLPFHGHGYTPEMPQRSFSSSTTTPPPINCHGQLYNVQDLPNSDPPFYQQFMTPNIALKTPVSSANLPVSINPQGDGNRVGPQPGYLPAMGSFGRGSNFSGDSEGFKLLQQGYDGFENSGLWSDWSKPGNGMGSLVHLSSSTAVPKTIVSLGFSPNHFGMASQQKESFYGFGSHLGPSYKSYPQGQTNPNSGYDVSSSMFGMNGQSWPTLHEAIQGRRCIDFSYSCNVALDTLGERNKGPRAFKPRSQMAPNGSLTDNYRNAVSDVYNESYNCLDFVTDYKDAKFFVIKSYSEDNVHKSIKYGVWASTLNGNKKLDTAYHEAKEKHGTIPVFLLFSVNASAQFCGVAEMVGPVDFDKSVDYWQQDKWSGQFSVKWCIIKDVPNSQFRHIALENNDNKPVTNSRDTQEVELERGVEMLKIFNNYESHSSILDDFHFYEERQKAIQARKSRQQQQQTSLVPTLAIGDGEQNSISISNDFTKKMSKSLAEAVSLKETETKLSISHLPHWALGVQHGKRC; from the exons ATGTCGAAGGatcag CGTTCTCTGGCCCTAGATGAAAATGTGATTGATTCTTCACGGCCTGCTATTGCTGTTGGTTCCTTGAGCGTTGATGCTTCACCAAATGCTTGTCCCTCTCAGACACAGTCAGTCTACAATGGAG GTAATGGAAATATGGTTGGCACATGGGGTACATGTCTTCCAGATGTTAATGCTGAAGGCTTGGAAAATAGTTCTTAT GGTATCTACAAAGACCCTTCATCACTTCCATTTCATGGCCATGGTTACACTCCTGAAATGCCACAAAGGTCATTTTCCTCATCCACAACAACACCCCCTCCTATAAATTGTCATGGTCAGCTATACAACGTCCAAGATTTACCAAACTCAGATCCACCTTTCTACCAACAATTCATGACACCAAACATTGCTTTAAAAACCCCAGTTTCTTCTGCTAATTTGCCAGTTAGCATTAATCCCCAAGGAGATGGCAACAGAGTTGGGCCTCAACCAGGTTATTTGCCTGCAATGGGATCTTTTGGAAGGGGAAGTAATTTTTCAGGAGATTCCGAAGGCTTTAAGCTTTTGCAGCAAGGATATGATGGGTTTGAAAACAGTGGGTTGTGGTCAGATTGGTCAAAACCTGGGAATGGGATGGGTTCTTTGGTGCATTTATCATCATCAACAGCTGTTCCAAAAACAATTGTTTCACTAGGTTTTTCTCCAAATCATTTTGGAATG GCTTCTCAACAAAAAGAATCATTTTATGGGTTTGGATCTCATTTAGGCCCCAGCTATAAAAGCTATCCTCAAGGTCAAACTAATCCAAACTCTGGTTATGACGTTTCCTCTTCTATGTTTGGAATGAACGGTCAGAGCTGGCCCACGCTTCATGAAGCAATACAAGGGAGAAGGTGCATTGACTTCTCATACAGTTGTAATGTTGCGCTTGATACATTAGGTGAACGAAATAAAGGACCTAGAGCATTTAAGCCAAGAAGTCAGATGGCACCAAATGGATCTTTGACTGATAATTACAGGAATGCAGTTTCTGATGTTTATAATGAGTCATATAACTGCCTGGATTTTGTCACTGACTACAAGGATGCAAAGTTCTTTGTTATCAAATCTTACAGTGAAGATAATGTTCATAAGAGCATAAAATATGGTGTTTGGGCAAGTACCCTGAATGGCAACAAGAAATTAGATACTGCTTATCATGAGGCAAAGGAGAAACATGGGACAATTCCAGTTTTTCTGTTGTTTTCG GTGAATGCTAGTGCCCAGTTTTGTGGAGTGGCTGAGATGGTTGGGCCTGTGGACTTTGACAAGAGTGTGGATTACTGGCAACAGGATAAGTGGTCTGGACAGTTTTCTGTCAAGTGGTGCATTATTAAAGATGTTCCTAACAGTCAGTTTCGTCATATTGCACTTGAAAATAATGACAACAAGCCAGTAACTAACAGTAGAGATACTCAAGAG GTGGAACTGGAACGTGGTGTTGAaatgttaaaaatatttaataactatgAAAGTCATTCGTCCATCCTAGATGATTTTCATTTTTATGAAGAGAGACAGAAAGCAATACAGGCAAGGAAGTCAAGACAGCAGCAGCAGCAAACAAGCCTGGTGCCTACTTTAGCGATTGGAGATGGTGAACAAAATTCTATTTCAATTTCTAATGATTTCACGAAGAAAATGTCTAAGAGCTTAGCTGAAGCTGTTTCTCTGAAAGAGACTGAAACAAAGTTATCTATTTCACATCTCCCTCATTGGGCCTTGGGAGTTCAACATGGAAAAAGATGTTGA
- the LOC110638168 gene encoding probable methyltransferase At1g27930, translating into MKNRHYLPEKSWLLGVAIAGLIIGGLILSSFMRSGDTTFLCSLASSRARSTAEYAATPIQLQAIVHYATSRIVPQQSLGEISVTFDVLKALAPCNFLVFGLGHDSLMWNSLNPRGTTIFLEEDPKWVQTVLKDAPTLQAHTVQYRTQLQEADQLLSTYRSEPYCSPSKAYIRGNYNCKLALTGLPDAVYDKEWDLIMIDAPRGYFAEAPGRMAAIFSAAVMARARKGSGVTHVFLHDIDRKVEKVYAEEFLCRKHMVKAVGRLWHFEIPPAANTTSAGGEWFC; encoded by the coding sequence ATGAAGAATCGGCATTATCTGCCCGAGAAATCGTGGCTCCTAGGCGTGGCCATTGCCGGTCTAATAATCGGCGGGCTGATCCTATCCAGCTTCATGCGCTCTGGCGACACTACCTTCCTTTGCTCCTTGGCCAGCTCCAGAGCCCGTTCTACGGCGGAGTATGCAGCCACGCCGATCCAGCTCCAAGCCATCGTCCACTACGCCACTTCACGGATCGTCCCACAGCAATCATTGGGTGAAATCTCCGTTACCTTCGACGTCCTCAAGGCTCTCGCTCCTTGCAACTTCCTCGTCTTCGGTCTCGGCCACGATTCCCTCATGTGGAATTCGCTGAATCCACGTGGCACCACCATATTCCTCGAAGAAGACCCCAAGTGGGTGCAGACCGTCCTCAAGGACGCTCCTACACTCCAGGCTCACACCGTCCAGTACCGGACGCAGCTCCAGGAGGCAGACCAGCTTCTCTCCACCTACCGGAGCGAACCATACTGTTCACCAAGTAAAGCATATATACGCGGCAACTATAACTGCAAGCTAGCACTGACTGGATTACCGGACGCGGTGTACGACAAGGAATGGGATCTGATCATGATCGACGCGCCACGAGGGTACTTTGCAGAGGCACCAGGGAGAATGGCTGCGATATTTTCTGCAGCAGTGATGGCGAGAGCAAGGAAGGGATCCGGTGTGACGCATGTGTTTCTGCATGACATAGACAGGAAGGTGGAAAAGGTTTACGCGGAGGAGTTTTTATGCAGAAAACATATGGTAAAGGCTGTGGGTAGGCTATGGCATTTCGAAATACCACCTGCAGCTAACACGACCAGCGCCGGCGGCGAATGGTTTTGCTAG